The genomic DNA ATTCCCAGTGCCAGCCCAGGATCCACCACTGGACTGGTCTGCAGGCCCTGGCCTAGATCCTCCAAGGACCTGGCCACCAGCCATACCCCAGGAACCTCTTCCACTGGACTGATCCTCAGACCCTGGCCTGGAGCCTCCACCAGCCTGGTCCCCAGCACCAGGCCAGAACACTCCTCCAATGGCCTGATCTTCAAATCCAGGTTTGGAACAACCACCAGCCTGATCCACGGCCCTAACTCCAGTCCAGGAGCTTCCACTGACCTGACTCCCAGTGCTATCCCAGGACACAGCACTGGACTGGTTTGTGGGCCCTGGCCTTGACCCTCCAACGTCCTGGCCACTAGCTGCACCCCAAGACCCTCCATTCATCTGGCTCCCAGGGCAAACACAGAACCACCCACTGGCCTGATCACCAGTGCCAGCCCAGGAATCTCCACTAGACTGGTCCCTGGGCCCCAGCCTAGGATCTCCAACAGCCTGGTCCCCAGCATTAGCCCAGGACCCTCCGCCACTGGCCTGATCCTCAAATATAGGCTTTGGCCCACCACTAGCCAGATGCCCAGCCCCAGTCCAGGACCCTCCATTGGCCTGGTCCACAACCCCAACCAAGAATCCTCCACTGATTTGATCCCCAGAGTTAGCCCATGACCTTCCACTGCACTGGTCTTCAGGCCCCAACTTGGACCctccaccagcctggccaccagcctggccaccagccCCAGCCCACAACCCTTTTTCAGTGGTCTGATTTTCAAATCTAGGCTTGGACCCACCACCAGAATGATCAAGTGTCCCAACCCAGGACCCACCACTGGTCTGATCTACATGGCCCAGCCTAGACCCTCCACTGGCTTGGTCTGCAGTGTCAGGCCAAGACCTTCCACTGGACTGTTCCTCAGGCCCCAACCTTGACCCTCCACTAGCCTGgccaccagccccagcccaggaCCCTTCTCCACTGGCTTGATCCTCAAATCTAGGCTTGGACCCACCACCAGATTGATCGCTAATCCCAGCCCAGGACCCTCCACTGGCCTGATCCACAACCCCAGCCCAGTATGAAACACTACTCATATTCCCAGCCCCAACTACAGCCCAAGACCCTCCACTGGCTTGGTTCTCAGCCCCAGTCCAGGACCCTCCAATGGCCTGTTCCCCAACCCAGGACACCCCACTGGCCTGTCCCCCGGGCCAGGACACCCCACTGGCCTGTCCCCCAGGCCAGGACCCATCACTGGCCTGACCCACAGCCCAAATTTCTCCAAAGGCCTGATTCCCAGTGACAACCCAAGCCCCCCCACTGGCCTGGTTCTCAGCCACAGTCCAAGCCCCTCCACTGGCCTTGTCCCCAGCCCAGGTCCCCTCACTAGTCTGACCCCCCACCCAGAGCCCTCCACTGGCCTGCTCCCCAGCTCTAACCCAGGTCCCAATACTAACCTCATTCTcagccctggccccagcccaggaCTTAACACTGGCCTCATCACAAGCCACAGCCCAAGAGCTAATAATCCCAGCCTTATCACTAGCCCCACTCCAGGACCCAGTACTGGCTTCATTCTCATCATCAGCCCAGGTCACACCATTTTCCCAGTCTCCATCCATGGTCTGAAACCTAAATTTGATCCACCGCTCAGCAGCAATCCAATCTTCAACACCAATCCCATTCCAGTAGTAGTCATGGATGTCAGGCTGAGTCTTTCTGCAGGCTTGAGCACCTGACCCACCCTCATTCTCAGAAATGGGCACGGCCTCAGCCTCAGGCTTTGCATAGACCTCATCTTCTGCTGTCGCTTCTGCCTCAGAACTAGGCATAGCCTTGTCCCTTGCCGTAGGCAAGGTCTCACCCTGGGAACCGGCGACAATCTGAGGCTGGGCAGAGTCCCTTGTGCCTGCCCCAGTCCCTGCTTTAGGCACAGCTTTGGTATTGCCCTTGACCTTATTCCTGGCACCAAGCAAGGTCTCACACTGAGTATTAGCCACAGCTTGGGGCTGGCCAGAGCCCACTGTatctgccccagcctctgccttAGGCACAGCACTGGAATTGCCCCTGACCTTATTTTTGGCCCCAGGCAAGACCTTACCATGAGAACTGGCCACAACCTGGACAGAGCCCATTATGCCTGACCCAGCCTCTGCCTTAGAAATAGCATTGGAATTGCCCTTAACCTTATTCCTGGCACCAGAAAACGTCTCATGCTGGGAGTTGGCCACAACCTGAGGCTGGACAGAGCCCGTTTTATCTTCTCTGGCCCCTGCTTTAGACACAACATTGGGATTGCCCTTGACCTTATTCTTGGCACCAGGCAAGACTTCACCCTGGGAATTGGCCACAGCTTGAGGCTGGGCAGAGCCTGTTGTATCCATCCCAGCCCCTGCCTTAGACACAGTGTTCCAATTTCCCCTGACCTTATTCTTGGCACCAGGTAAGGTCTCACCCTGGGAATTAGCCACAGCCTGGGACTGGACAGAGCCTGTTGCACCCATCCCAGCCTCTGCCTTAGACAGAGCATGAAGATTGGCCTTAACCTTATTTTTGGCACTAGGCAAGACCTCATCCTGGGAAGTAGCCACAGCCTGTGGCTGGGCAGAGTCCATTATATATGGCGCAGCCCCTGAACTAGGCATGGTAGTGGGATTGCCTCTGACCTTATTCTTGGCACCAGGCAAGACCTCACTCTGGGAATTGGCCACAATCTgaggctgggcagagcccatTGTATCTGTCCCAGCCCCCGCCTTAGACACAGCATTGGAATTGACCTTGGCCTTATTCTTGGAATCAAACAAGGCCTCACCCTTAGAACTGGCCACAATCTGAAGCTGAGCAGTGCCCATTGCACCTGCCCCAACCTCTGCCTTAAGCACAGCATTGGGATTATCCTTTACTTTAGTCTTGGTACCAAGCAAGGCGTCACCCTGGAAACTGACCACTGCCTGAAGCTGGGCAGAGTCTGTTGTACCTTCCCCAGCCCCCATCTTAGGCACAGCATGGGGATTGCCCTTGGCTTTATTCTTGGCAGCAGGCAAGCCCTCACCCTGGGGATTGGCCACAACCAGGGACTGACCATAGGCCTTCTGGTCTGCCTTAGTTCCGGCTTTAGAAATGGCATTAAGATTGCCCCTACCATCAACCCTGGAATCAGGCAAGGCCTCAGCTGGGGTCTTGACCCCAGCCTGAGGCTGTGCACAGGTTTTCATGTCCATCCCAGCCCCTGCCTTGCACTTGGCTTTGGCTTTGGCCCTAGACTTACCTCTAGCATTAGGTAAGGCTTCACCCTGGCTCTGGGCCATACACTGAGCCTTCATATCCATCCCAGATCCTTCCTTGGGCATGCTATTGACATTGCCCTTGACCTTAATTCTGCCATCAGACAAGGTATTAGCCTGAACAATGGCCACAAGCTGAGGCTGTGTACAGGACAACATGTCTGCTCCATCCCCCATCTTAGCCATAACACTGGGATTGCCTCTGCTCTTATCTCTGGCATTAGGCAAGGCCTCAACCTGGGAATTGGCCCTCAAGTTTGTCCTGGTCCCTGCTTTAGTCACGGCATTGGGATTGCCTCTCTCCTTAACCTTGGCATCAGACATGGCCTCAGCATGAGGACCGGCAATAGCTTGAGGCTGAGCAGCAGCTCTCATGTCAGCTCCAGTTATTGCCTTAGATATGACATTGGTATTTCCCCTGCCATCAGCCCTGGAACCAGACGTCACCTCAGCCTGTTTCTTGGCCACAGTCTGAGGTTGTATACAAGTTCTCAcatctgcccctgcccccaccttaCACATGGCACTGGTGTTACCCCCAGCATCAACCTTTGCCCCTGGAATGGCCTCAATCTGGGTTTTGGCAACAATCTGAGGCTGAGAAGAAGCCCTCGTGTCTGCCCCAGACTCTTCCCGGGACATGGTTTTCCAGTTCCCCATGTCCTCAATCCTAGCACCAGGCATGTCGTCACCCTGGATCTTGGCCACAGCCTGAGACTGTGCACAGGACTTCATGTCCACTCCAGCCACCTCCCTGGACATGCCATTGGGATTTCCCCTAGCATCAACTGTGGAACCAGGTCTGGCCTCAGACTGAGTCTTAGCCACACTCACAGTCTCTTCCAGAGCTCTTGTCTTGGTTTCATCCACAATTCCAGTCTTGTTCGTGGCCCCCATCTTGGCCACTTCCCCAGGTACTGccaaggtctcgctctgtggaACCATTACTCTGTGCATCTCTGCCTCTTTTTCAGCCAATATGTGAGTTTCAGCTTTAGTCTGAGTCATTGCTTCTCTCTTGGCCTCTGTCTTGGCAACCGATGCCCAAGCTTTAGCCTTGGTCTGTGTCACTGCTTCTTTCTTAACTATTTTGCCAGCCTCAGCATCAGTTTGGGTCACTGCTTCTTTCATGGCCACTTCCCTGGCTTTGGCCTTGGCCTCAGTCAGAGTCACTGCCTCTGTCATGACCAGTGATCCAGCCACCACTTTGGACTCAGATTGAGTCTCTGCCTCTGCCCCAATCATTGCCTTGGCCTGAGAGTTGGCTTTGTGTCTGGCTATAGCAGTGGCCTTGGTCTCTACTTCAGCCCCAGGCCCACCTCCTGCTCCAGTTTCTGCTTCAATCTCAGCCTGGGATTTAGTCTCAATCTCTGCTTCACCTATGGCCAAGGTCTGGTTCTGTACCTCAACCACAGTTTCCATCTTAACTGTGGATTCATTTCTGGCATGTGTTCTCACACTCTGGGCTCTTCCTTTGGTTAATTTGTAAATATAGTAGCAGGTGCCAGCCCAGATCACCAGTCCTGCAGTCACCCAGCCCACTTCCTGAATGCGGCCCATGTAATCACCCTTGCTGAAGGCACAAACAAGGTATGGTAGAGCGTACTCGGGCTGCCGTAAAGAGAGTGGTAGTTGTGGATGTAGGCCTGTGAGGGTGCTGGTCTTCAGCCACTCAAAGGCCACTACAGCTGCCACTGGAGGTGGACCTAGAAGTGGAGGAAGGAAATAGACTAAAATTTCTCTTCTGATTTTGTTGCATTATACAGATAGATacacagaggaacagaaaaaggtAGAATCATGTGCTTGGTGAAAGAGAGGATGATTAGCAGACTCTCCATTCCTCTTATTTCATCTTCTCTCCACCTTCCCCAATGCCCAGTGATTTTCTTCCAAGGTACATCTATACACATATCCATACATCAAAGGAACAGTGGGAAAGATGGAAGGAGGTCTGACAATAAATGGGAGCAACTGAGAAGCCCCAGATTTTGATTTCTACTGGACCTACTCCAGTCACCAGTCTATAGGGACCCAACCTAATACCAACCTGTAATGATCCGAGGTaattccttcctctcctcttgcTTCTCTTGGCAATACACCCTGAAGTAGATACATAAATTCATGAGATCTTTGGATctagagacagacagacagatgggggGACAGATTGGAGTCGAGAGTTTGTTATTGATAGGACAGGCATATTATTAGCAAACTACCTTTCTACACTTCTCAGTCCACCCCAATCCCCAAGATGCTGTCACACTCTTTACCCTGTACAAGAGTTAAGGCGAAGGTATGGAGTAAGTGACAggaatggtaaaaaaaaaagatggctggaAAAGAAGAGGCTGAGGATCCTCCTAACTGGTCACTGGTCTTTGTTATTAGCAAACTACCTTTCTACACTTCTCAGTCCAGCCCAATCCCCAAAATGCTGTCACACTCTTTACCCTGTACAAGAGTTAAGGCGAAGGTATGGAGTAAGTGACAGgaatggtagaaaaaaaaaaagatggctggaAAAGAAGAGGCTGAGGATCCTCCTAACTGGTCACTGGTTCTTACTGGATGCAAACTGGTCTCCATCAACCCACCCTAGAGGTCTACCCAGGCAGTCCCCAAATTCTTACCAGTCTATACTGATCAGGAGCAATctcctctttgtttctttgcttccAGTGATCTCAAGTCCTGCAATAGACATGCAGGCAGATCTATGGACAAGTAAACAAAGAGTAGGTAATGGAAATTGAGTCCCTGGTAGAACAGACAAGTACCCTGACTTATGACCCCAATGTCTGCCTCACCAGAGCCCAGATTCAATATACTAATGTGTATCATCTCATGGTCCCCACGTAAACAAAGAGTAGGTAATGGAAATTGAGTCCCTGGTAGAACAGGCAAGTACCCTGACTTATGACCCCAATGTCTGCCTCACCAGAGCCCAGATTCAATATACTAATGTGTATCATCTCATGGTCCCCACGTCAAGTCTTCTCCCAGTCATACTCCAGCCCACCGTTACCCCAGTATTCCTATCATTTCCTGCACTGAAATTCACAGGAGGCATGGCAGCTCTGCAGCAATCGAGCACTCCACTGAGACCCTCTTAAATCTCAGTCACCTTGTATTCCCATCTTCTCTTGTCATCCCGAGACTGCCCCTGCTTCACACCAACCTCCATGTTTCTAGGTTggtctcctccttcttcccttgcTTCCAGTGGTAGACGGCCTTACTGCAGGCCTATGGGAAGACCTTggaacagatggagaaaaagaagacagtGGATGTTAAGTACTTGTGACACTTTACCGTCTAAAACATGGGTCCCTGTACCTGCCTATCTGGATTTAGAGACCCATTTGCTGGCAGAAAAAGGCCTGGAGCTTCCCCAGCACTGAAATGAAAAGGATGGAAAAGGGAGGCAGGAAAAGTAAAAGGCAACAGACAgaggctcttttattttttattgatttattttgagacagggtcccactctgttacccaggctggtgtgcagtggcacgatcttggcttgcctcagtctcgacctcccaggctcaaaagatcctcccacctcagcctcccaagtagcagggactacagactgtgccaccatgcccagctaattttttaattgtatgtagagacaaggtctcgctatgttgcccaggctggtctcggacacctgaggtcaagcaatcctcctgcctgggcgtctcaatgtgctgggattacaggcaagagccatcagGCCCAGCAAGGCAAATCATTTTAAAACCACCTGTAGGTTTCTAGGGATTTCCCCAAAAACCCACCATTTCCTTCACCAAGATGGTCGGGTAAGTAGAGGGATCTGGAAGACTGGAGGATGGCAGGAGAGATGGGAGGCCCGAGAATCACAACCTACTACTGTCCACATCCCTTTCTACCTATCTCTAGGAGTCTCCAGCAGAAGAGAAAAGCGAAACGGGAAGTCTTTTGCTTCTACAAAATCACCATCCCTCCCTGCCAAAGGCTATAAGTAATATTCTTTGatacaatgtatatttttttccaatattatctgaaatgcaaatgaaagcatCCATAGACAAGTTTACTGTCTTTATTGGTCTTCAACACACAATTTACAAGTCCTAAGCTTGGTAAGTATAATGCAGTTTAAGGAAAGTCCCCAAGCTAGCCCCGCCCCACATCCCAATCAGACAGCCGCGCCTAAGTTCCTGTCATAGAATTTATATAGAACTCCAACAGTTTAAACAGTGCCTGTACTCACACTAACCTCCTTGACCAGTGCgatttcctcctctccttcttcctttctcctcgcCGCAAATACTGCCACACCGAACTACTGTCCGACAGGAGAGAGTAAAGCCACTCAGTGTTGTTCTAGCACCCAGGACATAGATCTCAAAGCCCGCCTCTCCAGGTTCAGGAACCTGGTTATCAAACGTTCCTCCCCACAGTCTGAAACACCACCCCTACCAACCCCGCCGTCCAGTCTCTAAGGCCCACCATTTTCTCTGCAAACGCCACCGTGGCGCATCCCTTCCACTAAATTGAGCAGGAACAGAGCGGACATGTGTGGCCAGTGATTACAGCGAATGGGCATCTCAATCTCTGTATTTCCCTCTGGCGGCGACAATATCCCCTCAAATCAAAGCCCATGGTTTGCCTGCACAGAGGTAGGCGGGGGCAGGGGGGCTCGCGAGAATCAGAGGCAAAGGCTCCTCGAACTTGAGGCACCATAGACCACCGCCCCCGCAAGCCCCGTAACCTCTGCCGGGATCGGTGAGCCTCTGCCGGCCTGGCCAGGGCTCGCGGGCCCCGAGGCCCTTACCTGCTCTGCTTTCCTCGGGCCCGATGCCAGCCCGCCGAGCGCAGGGCAGCGGGGAGCTGGTAGCCAGAAGCGAGTGACGACTGCACCGAAGGCTGCGTCTTTCTGCAGCTCCGGGTCACGTGAGGGCCGCGCGTCACCACCGAGCTcgccctcctccccaccaccacccaccacccctCAAGGGCCGGCGGCCAGTCTCTAGGAACCCTCCTCCCCCACTCCGCCCGCACAGACATCCCCCTTCTCCGGTCTGTGCGCCGTGCCCCAGTGAGCACGCCCTTGTCACTCATCTCAGTTCTCTCCAATCTGAGGGCCCACAAGTGGCATCAGCGCCTTGCGGTTGGAGTTTACCCACCTTCACTTACCGGAGAGGCTCTGCATCCCCCTACCCACTCCTATACCTTGGCTGTGgccttttctgctttttctttgaggaatcctttctttctctcttaggCTGTAAGACCAGCACTCCACACGCTCCCCCTACATGACCTGCCCTCTCTAAATATAATGCCTGCACCAAATGGCCTGTGGAAGGGGTTATCAAGAAGGAAAGCAAAAAGTGCAAATAGAGCTTTAACTTTCTTTTtggtgttccttttttttcttttactaattttgtcATCGGAAAAAtacagtatagccattttcacttggcacaaaaaaaaatcagggtataaaaataacaacaaaaaaacctcattCATTGGTTTACATTATTTTgcaccacatttaaaaaatgttttctagttaCTGTAAACTATTTCACTGCTTTCAAAACAGACCAGTaattcttgacattttaaatacaaaactgTCCTAAACAAAACCAGGACGTTTTCAATATGATCTATAAATTAACCTTTGGAAAGACATTTCGTATTCTAATCTTGACAATTTTACACAAGTGATTTGTAACTTTTGAGGTTCTGGCTGAACTTAGCATCTTTTTTCAGGTGTCTGAGACCTTCTTCAGAGAAGACTCCTAGAGGATTTATTTAAGACCCAACTCCTGATGAACCTAGTGCTTTACTAGTGACTTCCCAAATTAACCTGTTTTCCATTTGAGGGGCTTTATTTGGATTTTACATAAGTATGTAATCAGATCAGCCTCACCACACCCATGGAAAGACCAACTGCTGGTGCATGGATGGAAAGCAGGCTTAACAGGTGGAATTTTCATTCCCTCATGACACTGTTGAGATCTCGCTGCAAAAGTTAGTCCCCACGCATCCACC from Saimiri boliviensis isolate mSaiBol1 chromosome X, mSaiBol1.pri, whole genome shotgun sequence includes the following:
- the ARMCX4 gene encoding armadillo repeat-containing X-linked protein 4 isoform X2 is translated as MNLCIYFRVYCQEKQEERKELPRIITGPPPVAAVVAFEWLKTSTLTGLHPQLPLSLRQPEYALPYLVCAFSKGDYMGRIQEVGWVTAGLVIWAGTCYYIYKLTKGRAQSVRTHARNESTVKMETVVEVQNQTLAIGEAEIETKSQAEIEAETGAGGGPGAEVETKATAIARHKANSQAKAMIGAEAETQSESKVVAGSLVMTEAVTLTEAKAKAREVAMKEAVTQTDAEAGKIVKKEAVTQTKAKAWASVAKTEAKREAMTQTKAETHILAEKEAEMHRVMVPQSETLAVPGEVAKMGATNKTGIVDETKTRALEETVSVAKTQSEARPGSTVDARGNPNGMSREVAGVDMKSCAQSQAVAKIQGDDMPGARIEDMGNWKTMSREESGADTRASSQPQIVAKTQIEAIPGAKVDAGGNTSAMCKVGAGADVRTCIQPQTVAKKQAEVTSGSRADGRGNTNVISKAITGADMRAAAQPQAIAGPHAEAMSDAKVKERGNPNAVTKAGTRTNLRANSQVEALPNARDKSRGNPSVMAKMGDGADMLSCTQPQLVAIVQANTLSDGRIKVKGNVNSMPKEGSGMDMKAQCMAQSQGEALPNARGKSRAKAKAKCKAGAGMDMKTCAQPQAGVKTPAEALPDSRVDGRGNLNAISKAGTKADQKAYGQSLVVANPQGEGLPAAKNKAKGNPHAVPKMGAGEGTTDSAQLQAVVSFQGDALLGTKTKVKDNPNAVLKAEVGAGAMGTAQLQIVASSKGEALFDSKNKAKVNSNAVSKAGAGTDTMGSAQPQIVANSQSEVLPGAKNKVRGNPTTMPSSGAAPYIMDSAQPQAVATSQDEVLPSAKNKVKANLHALSKAEAGMGATGSVQSQAVANSQGETLPGAKNKVRGNWNTVSKAGAGMDTTGSAQPQAVANSQGEVLPGAKNKVKGNPNVVSKAGAREDKTGSVQPQVVANSQHETFSGARNKVKGNSNAISKAEAGSGIMGSVQVVASSHGKVLPGAKNKVRGNSSAVPKAEAGADTVGSGQPQAVANTQCETLLGARNKVKGNTKAVPKAGTGAGTRDSAQPQIVAGSQGETLPTARDKAMPSSEAEATAEDEVYAKPEAEAVPISENEGGSGAQACRKTQPDIHDYYWNGIGVEDWIAAERWIKFRFQTMDGDWENGVTWADDENEASTGSWSGASDKAGIISSWAVACDEASVKSWAGARAENEVSIGTWVRAGEQASGGLWVGGQTSEGTWAGDKASGGAWTVAENQASGGAWVVTGNQAFGEIWAVGQASDGSWPGGQASGVSWPGGQASGVSWVGEQAIGGSWTGAENQASGGSWAVVGAGNMSSVSYWAGVVDQASGGSWAGISDQSGGGSKPRFEDQASGEGSWAGAGGQASGGSRLGPEEQSSGRSWPDTADQASGGSRLGHVDQTSGGSWVGTLDHSGGGSKPRFENQTTEKGLWAGAGGQAGGQAGGGSKLGPEDQCSGRSWANSGDQISGGFLVGVVDQANGGSWTGAGHLASGGPKPIFEDQASGGGSWANAGDQAVGDPRLGPRDQSSGDSWAGTGDQASGWFCVCPGSQMNGGSWGAASGQDVGGSRPGPTNQSSAVSWDSTGSQVSGSSWTGVRAVDQAGGCSKPGFEDQAIGGVFWPGAGDQAGGGSRPGSEDQSSGRGSWGMAGGQVLGGSRPGPADQSSGGSWAGTGNQSNGRSWIGPGDQAGDCSKPEFENQACGGGSWAGAGSQASGESWAGSRSGNEATEGSKMGSEDQASGGSWARSEDQASGRFQVSVEVEANEGFWFGPGAEAVIGSWCWTEEKVIVSRPDDKDEATTESRSGAGEEAIICSRIEAENKASSGSWIRSEEVAYMGSSVGAEAGAEAGARAGAGAGAEAGVGTGAGAGARAESEAGAESEAGARAEAESEGGSEGGSGSGSRSEAGAGAWSWNRDATTIESRLGAEAGAGAEAGAGAGAEAGAGAGTGAGTEAGAGTGTEAGAGTGAGAGSEAGAGTEAGAGSEAGAGAWSWDGDATTIESRIGSEAGAGAGSGAGSGAGSEARAVAWSWDGDATTIESRLGAEAGAGVGSEAGAGTGAGSGSEAGAVAWSWDGDTTTIESRLGAETGSGSGSGSGSGSGSGSEAGAGAGAGAGAGVGAEAGAGAWSWDGDAITIESRLGAETGAEVGSGSGSVSGAEAGSGSGAGAGSGAGAEAGSGAWSWDGDATTIESRLGAETGAEVGSGSGSVSGAEAGSRAGAGAGAGAGAGAEVGAEAGAGAWSWDGDATTIESRLGAETGAGAGAEAGSGSGSGSGSVSRAEAGAEAGAEAGAGAWSWDGDATTIGSRLGAEAGARDGSEAGAGPEAGAGAEAEAGAGAGAWSWDGDATTIESRLGAEAGAGAGAEVGAGTEAESGAGAEAGTGAGAGAWSWDGDATTIESRLGAEAGAGAWSWDGDATTIESTLGAEAGAGAWSWDEDATTIECRLGAEAGNRAGAGAEAGAGAGAEAGAGAGAWSWNGEATTIESRLGAEAGAGAWSWDGAATTIESRLGAEAGAGAWSWDGDATTIESRLGAEAEAGAWSWDRDAATIESRYGAGAGAGAGAGAEAGAGAWFWDGAATTIESRLGAEAGAGAWSWDGEITTIESRLGAREEVGVESWTLAQDVDEDDLSRESSPDIEEISLRSLFWAESENSNKFRSKSEKDVNFESGAGDNTRIKDKFEAAGGVDIESWFCDGNENTSEDKSAPKGKGNKSPESRGTYPSMVPGAGMGLWDGTMIWSETKFPHHSEASFPVEDESKKQTKTGEKTRSWSCHCKREANMDPQDFEKLICMIEMTEDPSVHEIANNALYNSADYPYSREVVRNVGGISVIESLLNNPYPSVRQKALNALNNISVAAENHRQVKTYLNQVCEDTVTYPLNSNVQLAGLRLIRHLTITSEYQHMVTNYISEFLRLLTVGSGETKDHVLGMLLNFSKNPSMTKDLLIANAPTSLINIFSKKETKENILNALSLFENINYHFKRRAKAFTQDKFSENSLYFLFQRPKACAKKLRALAAECNDPEVKERVELLISKL
- the ARMCX4 gene encoding armadillo repeat-containing X-linked protein 4 isoform X1, whose protein sequence is MTREDGNTRSACMSIAGLEITGSKETKRRLLLISIDWVYCQEKQEERKELPRIITGPPPVAAVVAFEWLKTSTLTGLHPQLPLSLRQPEYALPYLVCAFSKGDYMGRIQEVGWVTAGLVIWAGTCYYIYKLTKGRAQSVRTHARNESTVKMETVVEVQNQTLAIGEAEIETKSQAEIEAETGAGGGPGAEVETKATAIARHKANSQAKAMIGAEAETQSESKVVAGSLVMTEAVTLTEAKAKAREVAMKEAVTQTDAEAGKIVKKEAVTQTKAKAWASVAKTEAKREAMTQTKAETHILAEKEAEMHRVMVPQSETLAVPGEVAKMGATNKTGIVDETKTRALEETVSVAKTQSEARPGSTVDARGNPNGMSREVAGVDMKSCAQSQAVAKIQGDDMPGARIEDMGNWKTMSREESGADTRASSQPQIVAKTQIEAIPGAKVDAGGNTSAMCKVGAGADVRTCIQPQTVAKKQAEVTSGSRADGRGNTNVISKAITGADMRAAAQPQAIAGPHAEAMSDAKVKERGNPNAVTKAGTRTNLRANSQVEALPNARDKSRGNPSVMAKMGDGADMLSCTQPQLVAIVQANTLSDGRIKVKGNVNSMPKEGSGMDMKAQCMAQSQGEALPNARGKSRAKAKAKCKAGAGMDMKTCAQPQAGVKTPAEALPDSRVDGRGNLNAISKAGTKADQKAYGQSLVVANPQGEGLPAAKNKAKGNPHAVPKMGAGEGTTDSAQLQAVVSFQGDALLGTKTKVKDNPNAVLKAEVGAGAMGTAQLQIVASSKGEALFDSKNKAKVNSNAVSKAGAGTDTMGSAQPQIVANSQSEVLPGAKNKVRGNPTTMPSSGAAPYIMDSAQPQAVATSQDEVLPSAKNKVKANLHALSKAEAGMGATGSVQSQAVANSQGETLPGAKNKVRGNWNTVSKAGAGMDTTGSAQPQAVANSQGEVLPGAKNKVKGNPNVVSKAGAREDKTGSVQPQVVANSQHETFSGARNKVKGNSNAISKAEAGSGIMGSVQVVASSHGKVLPGAKNKVRGNSSAVPKAEAGADTVGSGQPQAVANTQCETLLGARNKVKGNTKAVPKAGTGAGTRDSAQPQIVAGSQGETLPTARDKAMPSSEAEATAEDEVYAKPEAEAVPISENEGGSGAQACRKTQPDIHDYYWNGIGVEDWIAAERWIKFRFQTMDGDWENGVTWADDENEASTGSWSGASDKAGIISSWAVACDEASVKSWAGARAENEVSIGTWVRAGEQASGGLWVGGQTSEGTWAGDKASGGAWTVAENQASGGAWVVTGNQAFGEIWAVGQASDGSWPGGQASGVSWPGGQASGVSWVGEQAIGGSWTGAENQASGGSWAVVGAGNMSSVSYWAGVVDQASGGSWAGISDQSGGGSKPRFEDQASGEGSWAGAGGQASGGSRLGPEEQSSGRSWPDTADQASGGSRLGHVDQTSGGSWVGTLDHSGGGSKPRFENQTTEKGLWAGAGGQAGGQAGGGSKLGPEDQCSGRSWANSGDQISGGFLVGVVDQANGGSWTGAGHLASGGPKPIFEDQASGGGSWANAGDQAVGDPRLGPRDQSSGDSWAGTGDQASGWFCVCPGSQMNGGSWGAASGQDVGGSRPGPTNQSSAVSWDSTGSQVSGSSWTGVRAVDQAGGCSKPGFEDQAIGGVFWPGAGDQAGGGSRPGSEDQSSGRGSWGMAGGQVLGGSRPGPADQSSGGSWAGTGNQSNGRSWIGPGDQAGDCSKPEFENQACGGGSWAGAGSQASGESWAGSRSGNEATEGSKMGSEDQASGGSWARSEDQASGRFQVSVEVEANEGFWFGPGAEAVIGSWCWTEEKVIVSRPDDKDEATTESRSGAGEEAIICSRIEAENKASSGSWIRSEEVAYMGSSVGAEAGAEAGARAGAGAGAEAGVGTGAGAGARAESEAGAESEAGARAEAESEGGSEGGSGSGSRSEAGAGAWSWNRDATTIESRLGAEAGAGAEAGAGAGAEAGAGAGTGAGTEAGAGTGTEAGAGTGAGAGSEAGAGTEAGAGSEAGAGAWSWDGDATTIESRIGSEAGAGAGSGAGSGAGSEARAVAWSWDGDATTIESRLGAEAGAGVGSEAGAGTGAGSGSEAGAVAWSWDGDTTTIESRLGAETGSGSGSGSGSGSGSGSEAGAGAGAGAGAGVGAEAGAGAWSWDGDAITIESRLGAETGAEVGSGSGSVSGAEAGSGSGAGAGSGAGAEAGSGAWSWDGDATTIESRLGAETGAEVGSGSGSVSGAEAGSRAGAGAGAGAGAGAEVGAEAGAGAWSWDGDATTIESRLGAETGAGAGAEAGSGSGSGSGSVSRAEAGAEAGAEAGAGAWSWDGDATTIGSRLGAEAGARDGSEAGAGPEAGAGAEAEAGAGAGAWSWDGDATTIESRLGAEAGAGAGAEVGAGTEAESGAGAEAGTGAGAGAWSWDGDATTIESRLGAEAGAGAWSWDGDATTIESTLGAEAGAGAWSWDEDATTIECRLGAEAGNRAGAGAEAGAGAGAEAGAGAGAWSWNGEATTIESRLGAEAGAGAWSWDGAATTIESRLGAEAGAGAWSWDGDATTIESRLGAEAEAGAWSWDRDAATIESRYGAGAGAGAGAGAEAGAGAWFWDGAATTIESRLGAEAGAGAWSWDGEITTIESRLGAREEVGVESWTLAQDVDEDDLSRESSPDIEEISLRSLFWAESENSNKFRSKSEKDVNFESGAGDNTRIKDKFEAAGGVDIESWFCDGNENTSEDKSAPKGKGNKSPESRGTYPSMVPGAGMGLWDGTMIWSETKFPHHSEASFPVEDESKKQTKTGEKTRSWSCHCKREANMDPQDFEKLICMIEMTEDPSVHEIANNALYNSADYPYSREVVRNVGGISVIESLLNNPYPSVRQKALNALNNISVAAENHRQVKTYLNQVCEDTVTYPLNSNVQLAGLRLIRHLTITSEYQHMVTNYISEFLRLLTVGSGETKDHVLGMLLNFSKNPSMTKDLLIANAPTSLINIFSKKETKENILNALSLFENINYHFKRRAKAFTQDKFSENSLYFLFQRPKACAKKLRALAAECNDPEVKERVELLISKL